A genomic window from Parvularcula sp. LCG005 includes:
- a CDS encoding MlaD family protein — protein METRAHYVLIGAFMLGGILLAVLFTLWLGSVERDYDEYEIVFRQKISGLQEGANVLFNGIRVGEVTDLRIDRNDPNRSIAIVQVEEGTPVKTDTKVELELVGVTGLAVVQFNGGSSQQPLLKSVSSTDRPVMEADVSGIAAVIESSGDIALNVSRLLSQENAEAVTRILADIESVTDVISDKETEISVLIDNLSVASGSIRQSAERLDATISSFQSTAATVDTMVKEDAQALLDQLGGTADEIHAMVTEVNDIIADNRPAIDAFAQEGLGAAMGVITRANRLVNTTEAILLEFDRDPTRFLIGEGRPTSN, from the coding sequence ATGGAAACCCGTGCGCATTACGTCCTTATCGGCGCCTTCATGCTCGGCGGCATCCTGCTCGCCGTCCTGTTCACCCTCTGGCTGGGCAGTGTGGAGCGCGACTATGATGAATACGAGATCGTCTTCCGGCAGAAGATTTCCGGTCTGCAGGAAGGGGCCAACGTGCTCTTCAACGGCATCCGGGTCGGTGAGGTGACGGACCTCCGAATTGACCGAAACGATCCCAACCGCTCCATCGCGATTGTGCAGGTGGAAGAGGGCACGCCGGTGAAAACAGACACCAAGGTCGAGCTCGAGCTTGTTGGTGTGACCGGTCTGGCTGTCGTCCAGTTCAACGGCGGCTCCTCCCAACAGCCCCTTCTCAAATCCGTGTCCAGTACGGACCGTCCGGTCATGGAAGCGGACGTCTCGGGCATCGCTGCCGTCATCGAATCGTCCGGCGACATTGCCCTCAACGTCTCCCGCCTGTTGAGCCAGGAGAACGCCGAGGCCGTTACGCGCATTCTGGCGGATATTGAATCCGTGACCGACGTCATCTCCGACAAGGAAACCGAGATCAGCGTCCTGATCGATAATCTGAGCGTGGCCTCGGGCTCCATCCGCCAGTCCGCTGAGCGCCTCGACGCGACGATCTCGTCCTTCCAGAGCACGGCAGCGACCGTCGATACGATGGTGAAAGAGGATGCCCAGGCGCTACTCGACCAGCTTGGCGGAACCGCCGATGAAATCCATGCAATGGTGACCGAGGTCAACGATATCATCGCAGACAACCGGCCTGCCATTGACGCCTTTGCTCAGGAAGGGCTTGGTGCCGCGATGGGCGTTATTACACGCGCCAACCGGCTGGTGAATACGACAGAAGCCATCCTGCTCGAATTTGACCGCGACCCGACCCGTTTCCTCATCGGCGAAGGCCGTCCGACATCCAATTAA
- a CDS encoding ABC-type transport auxiliary lipoprotein family protein, translating into MTSTYLRVLPLALLLTGCVSLLPKAGDLPPRLALNAGEPATGELTPAINATLVVGDPDSASAYNTFLVAIARGPYEIQYIENAQWTDRVPVLVRRFIEQRFENRALFTAVGDRVDLPVSDFELQTDIRSFEIDETSDQPFARVTLGAKLIDRRKKVLGTKIFSERVPVRSAELGDRIDALNEAATATADDLIEWTERLTTTATSP; encoded by the coding sequence ATGACCTCGACCTATCTTCGTGTCCTGCCGCTTGCCCTGTTGCTGACCGGATGTGTGTCCCTTCTGCCCAAGGCAGGGGATCTGCCGCCCCGTCTGGCGCTCAATGCCGGGGAGCCTGCAACGGGCGAGCTGACCCCAGCAATCAATGCGACCCTGGTTGTTGGCGATCCTGACTCGGCGTCCGCCTACAACACGTTCCTCGTGGCCATCGCTCGGGGGCCCTATGAAATCCAGTATATCGAAAATGCGCAGTGGACGGACCGCGTGCCGGTGCTCGTCCGCCGCTTCATCGAACAGCGTTTTGAGAACCGGGCTCTGTTCACCGCCGTGGGGGATCGGGTCGATCTGCCCGTCTCAGATTTTGAGCTGCAGACGGACATTCGCAGTTTTGAAATCGATGAGACATCGGATCAGCCCTTCGCGCGCGTTACGCTCGGGGCCAAGCTGATTGACCGGCGCAAGAAGGTGCTGGGAACGAAGATCTTCTCTGAGCGCGTGCCGGTTCGATCCGCGGAACTTGGCGATCGCATCGACGCCCTGAACGAGGCGGCGACAGCGACGGCCGATGATCTGATCGAATGGACAGAGCGTCTTACGACTACAGCCACCAGCCCGTAA
- a CDS encoding ABC transporter permease, whose translation MGVASFESAENGEALRLIARGAWTLEDGLASLDRRLREFTATTMDRPLSIDMSEVERLDTVGAMMLQRVMRACGERAESTDLLLGFRGTTPRQEQLLIRAGENMTPCDFDGPHRKSFLLMLERLGRGTVHAGNDALSILSFVGAVTARLGGTFTHPQRFRLTPMVHHMEEAGLDATPIVGLMSFLIGAVVAFMGARVLASFGASVFTVELVGIAVLREFGVLLTAILVAGRSGSAFTAQIGSMKLREEIDAMEVMGIHPLDALVVPRTLALMLTLPVLAFIASFLGVLGGGVVGWLALDIPPTLFMARMQEIVVVSNLMVGLVKAPFFAFAIAVVGCYHGMQVANSAEDLGRRTTMSVVQSLFLVILIDALFAMFFLELGI comes from the coding sequence ATGGGCGTAGCAAGTTTTGAGAGTGCGGAGAACGGCGAAGCCCTTCGGCTGATCGCCCGTGGCGCGTGGACGCTCGAGGATGGTTTGGCCAGCCTCGACCGGCGCCTGCGGGAGTTTACGGCCACGACCATGGACCGCCCGCTCAGCATCGACATGTCTGAGGTCGAACGTCTCGATACCGTTGGCGCCATGATGCTGCAGCGGGTGATGCGCGCCTGCGGCGAGCGTGCTGAGTCCACCGACCTTCTCCTTGGCTTTCGCGGCACGACACCGCGTCAGGAGCAGTTGCTGATCCGCGCCGGTGAGAACATGACGCCGTGCGATTTCGACGGCCCCCACCGGAAATCGTTTCTGTTGATGCTGGAGCGTCTGGGCCGCGGTACGGTTCACGCCGGTAATGACGCCCTGAGTATTCTGAGCTTTGTCGGCGCGGTCACCGCGCGACTTGGCGGGACATTCACCCATCCCCAGCGTTTTCGCCTGACCCCCATGGTGCACCACATGGAGGAGGCCGGTCTCGACGCCACGCCAATCGTCGGGCTGATGTCGTTCCTCATCGGTGCTGTCGTTGCCTTCATGGGCGCCAGGGTTCTGGCCAGTTTCGGGGCCTCCGTCTTCACTGTCGAACTCGTCGGCATCGCGGTTTTGCGCGAATTTGGCGTTCTTCTGACCGCCATCCTCGTGGCTGGCCGCTCAGGCAGCGCGTTCACGGCCCAGATCGGGTCGATGAAACTGCGCGAGGAAATTGACGCCATGGAAGTCATGGGGATCCATCCCCTCGACGCCCTCGTTGTGCCGCGCACGCTTGCCCTCATGCTGACCCTGCCGGTGCTCGCCTTTATCGCCTCGTTCCTGGGCGTGCTGGGCGGCGGTGTCGTCGGATGGTTGGCACTGGATATTCCGCCCACGCTATTTATGGCCCGGATGCAGGAGATCGTCGTCGTCTCCAACCTGATGGTTGGTCTCGTCAAGGCGCCGTTCTTCGCTTTCGCGATCGCTGTTGTGGGCTGTTATCATGGGATGCAGGTGGCCAATTCTGCTGAGGATCTTGGCCGTCGTACCACCATGTCCGTCGTCCAGTCGCTGTTCCTCGTTATTCTGATCGATGCGCTGTTCGCCATGTTCTTCCTGGAGCTGGGCATATGA
- a CDS encoding ABC transporter ATP-binding protein: MSDTQDQKEIVIKVRGLVNQFGHQRVHDNLDLDVYRGEIIGVVGGSGTGKSVLMRSIVGLRRPQHGSIELLGHDMMNIKDKDRAALNQDIGLLFQDGALFSSMTVAQNVMAPLREHLDISDALAEEVAALKISLAGLDPSAGSKYPSELSGGMRKRAALARAIALDPEIIFLDEPTAGLDPIGASNFDELIIGLRDALGLTVFMITHDLDSLYRDCDRVAVLAEKKVIVAGPIDEVRQYDHPWVEEYFSGPRGRAALSSIGGRATSNPRPELGGALE; the protein is encoded by the coding sequence ATGAGCGATACCCAAGATCAGAAAGAAATCGTCATCAAGGTGAGGGGCCTGGTGAACCAGTTCGGTCACCAGCGCGTCCACGACAATCTGGACCTCGATGTCTATCGCGGTGAGATCATTGGCGTCGTTGGCGGTTCGGGGACAGGTAAATCCGTCCTGATGCGGTCGATCGTCGGCCTGCGTCGTCCGCAGCACGGATCAATCGAGCTGCTCGGCCACGACATGATGAATATCAAGGACAAGGACCGCGCGGCGCTCAATCAGGATATCGGGCTTCTGTTTCAGGATGGCGCGCTGTTCTCCTCCATGACGGTGGCCCAGAACGTGATGGCCCCCTTGCGGGAGCATCTCGATATCTCGGATGCGCTGGCTGAAGAAGTGGCCGCGCTAAAGATCTCTCTTGCCGGGCTCGATCCATCTGCAGGGTCGAAATACCCGTCCGAGCTTTCAGGCGGCATGCGCAAGCGGGCAGCCCTGGCTCGGGCCATTGCGCTCGACCCGGAGATCATTTTTCTTGATGAGCCTACCGCCGGCCTCGACCCAATCGGCGCGTCCAATTTCGATGAGCTCATCATCGGCTTGCGGGATGCCCTCGGCCTGACCGTGTTCATGATTACCCACGACCTCGACAGCCTTTACCGGGACTGTGACCGTGTCGCCGTTCTGGCCGAGAAAAAGGTGATCGTGGCGGGACCGATCGACGAGGTCAGGCAATACGACCACCCTTGGGTCGAAGAATATTTCAGTGGCCCTCGTGGCCGTGCAGCCCTGTCGTCTATCGGTGGCAGAGCAACCAGTAACCCGCGCCCTGAATTGGGCGGGGCTTTGGAGTAG
- a CDS encoding CHASE2 domain-containing protein, with product MFQQRLQQRLRYLLAAPALLLLAVVAHTLTTAQSTKVDSREAIFDLYSRAKPRIAPVSHDVVLIEIDEESLERIGPWPWPRTAYAGIVNAAEEAGAKAVVLTVPIEGQDPLSPEVVARYWQNVGDRADALHEIAQLPTNNAGLAAAALNFPTALSVGQTPARRTDWQRADTQPKDWISLRTEAGNGFLALLAAPLYDTVDAGLSETALLSVSALPVDGDGHVRRVPVLWSVEERPVPSAALAGWILAGDTIEVTPSSGSLQSGGSPPSAIRLGEQFIPLQRAATGRLWLPPETDLPSVPAWRVLQGDGSWTQPLRDKIVFVGETSATRPDVKTARGRMSINAIHGQFAEQMKMGAVPRRPGWTVLVEALGALFIGAITIGAALYLRHSTAAAISVALAIGSFAACYMAFAQSALLIDPIPMIYGAVGMPLAVLVAVIANMLVRDDFTRGAFHGALPQSSMSKLQSRGGAVLLRGVRREITVLSCALRLPQAVVRRFEGRPDDFIRFTASANDALRRTILAHGGTVDFGEDGRLLGYWNVPDEISGPIEKACACALKMIDDVNTLSENVQTAAFAGEAAGSVDDGFAEGSLEIGLASAESFAGPVGRGNRNRYSVIGESVRLASALRQRAGQYGPAIIADDVVFDALRHHYAFLDLDIVKTGPEAPVRTVYGLVGNPFLKASKAFRQLADTQRELVLSWRNGDLAATTVQLQRLRGIPGVPDAYIQLFDDRLTAARTDGTPLKDPADVIVL from the coding sequence ATGTTCCAACAACGGCTCCAGCAACGATTACGGTATCTGCTGGCGGCGCCCGCTCTGTTATTGCTGGCCGTCGTCGCGCATACCCTCACCACAGCCCAGTCGACCAAGGTCGATTCGCGCGAGGCCATTTTCGATTTATATTCAAGAGCTAAACCAAGAATAGCTCCGGTGTCACATGACGTTGTGCTCATCGAAATCGACGAGGAGAGCCTTGAACGGATCGGGCCATGGCCATGGCCTCGTACCGCGTATGCCGGCATCGTCAATGCGGCAGAAGAGGCAGGCGCGAAGGCCGTTGTCCTGACCGTGCCGATTGAAGGACAGGATCCCCTATCCCCCGAAGTGGTCGCCCGCTACTGGCAAAATGTCGGGGATCGTGCCGATGCGCTGCACGAAATTGCACAATTGCCGACCAATAATGCCGGTCTTGCCGCTGCTGCGCTGAATTTCCCGACTGCCCTGTCGGTGGGTCAGACACCGGCCCGCCGGACCGACTGGCAGCGCGCCGACACCCAACCCAAAGACTGGATCAGCCTGAGGACAGAAGCTGGCAATGGCTTCCTCGCGCTTCTCGCTGCACCGCTTTATGACACGGTCGATGCGGGGCTCAGCGAGACCGCCCTTCTGTCGGTCAGCGCCCTGCCCGTCGATGGTGATGGTCACGTCCGCCGCGTGCCGGTCCTCTGGTCCGTTGAAGAACGGCCCGTGCCATCTGCCGCCCTCGCCGGATGGATCCTGGCAGGCGACACGATCGAGGTCACGCCCTCGTCTGGCAGTCTGCAGTCCGGCGGCTCACCACCCTCAGCGATCCGTCTTGGCGAACAGTTCATCCCCCTTCAGCGCGCCGCGACCGGCCGCCTCTGGCTGCCCCCTGAGACCGATCTGCCCAGCGTACCGGCCTGGCGCGTTCTGCAGGGTGACGGTTCATGGACCCAGCCTTTGCGCGACAAGATCGTCTTTGTCGGCGAAACGTCTGCCACGCGTCCCGATGTCAAAACCGCCCGTGGTCGGATGTCGATCAACGCCATTCACGGCCAGTTCGCCGAGCAGATGAAGATGGGCGCGGTCCCCCGGCGCCCCGGTTGGACCGTTCTTGTGGAGGCGCTGGGGGCGCTTTTCATCGGCGCCATCACGATTGGCGCGGCACTTTACCTGCGTCACAGCACCGCCGCTGCCATCAGCGTTGCTCTGGCGATAGGCAGCTTTGCCGCCTGCTACATGGCCTTCGCCCAGTCGGCCCTGCTCATTGATCCGATCCCGATGATTTACGGTGCTGTTGGCATGCCGCTGGCCGTTCTCGTGGCCGTCATCGCGAATATGCTTGTGCGGGATGATTTCACGCGCGGCGCCTTCCACGGCGCCCTGCCGCAATCCTCCATGAGCAAGCTGCAGTCACGCGGCGGCGCTGTCCTTCTGCGCGGTGTCCGCCGGGAGATCACGGTCCTGTCCTGTGCCCTGCGCCTGCCTCAGGCTGTCGTGCGCCGGTTTGAGGGGCGTCCGGACGATTTCATTCGCTTTACGGCCTCCGCCAATGATGCCCTGCGACGCACCATTCTCGCCCATGGCGGGACCGTGGATTTTGGTGAGGATGGCCGGCTGCTCGGCTACTGGAACGTGCCCGATGAGATCTCTGGCCCGATCGAGAAAGCCTGCGCCTGCGCGCTGAAAATGATCGACGACGTCAACACGCTGTCCGAGAACGTTCAGACCGCGGCCTTTGCGGGCGAAGCGGCCGGCTCGGTCGATGACGGCTTTGCCGAAGGCTCGCTGGAAATCGGCCTGGCATCAGCGGAAAGCTTCGCTGGCCCGGTCGGCCGCGGCAACCGCAACCGATATTCCGTCATCGGTGAATCTGTCCGGCTGGCCAGCGCCCTGCGCCAGCGTGCGGGCCAATATGGTCCTGCCATTATTGCCGACGATGTCGTGTTCGATGCTCTGCGCCATCACTATGCGTTTCTTGATCTCGACATCGTCAAGACCGGCCCCGAAGCGCCCGTGCGGACCGTGTACGGTCTGGTCGGCAACCCGTTCCTGAAAGCTTCCAAAGCCTTCCGGCAACTGGCTGACACGCAGCGGGAGCTCGTCCTCTCCTGGCGCAATGGCGATCTGGCGGCCACCACGGTGCAGCTGCAGCGCCTGCGCGGCATTCCGGGGGTGCCCGATGCCTATATCCAGCTGTTCGATGACCGGCTGACCGCGGCCCGCACCGATGGCACGCCGCTGAAAGATCCTGCGGACGTCATCGTCCTCTAG